A genomic window from Salvia miltiorrhiza cultivar Shanhuang (shh) chromosome 5, IMPLAD_Smil_shh, whole genome shotgun sequence includes:
- the LOC131024749 gene encoding putative late blight resistance protein homolog R1A-4: protein MAAYGAATSLKNTIQRILQSSRISLVSHSPLILPPVYDQMDRLQRVLQLLDKTSCSKIRTEVNALDELIKEAVWEFEDLLESHLLPQILPQLESERHNLSFSVDLQSLQHHVDCFVEMVKMMEEEYIIGIKNMPEEEGEPISSRIDFGGIKSKMVGLSYEFQKAGDDLLEDKHYSIVGMAGVGKTTLAKHIFEDPSIQSHFDFRIWVKVGRKYEHNELLCCVLAQVAPIAYRMLAQGDNDDEELVGLLKEKLQDKKCLIVLDDVWEEQATYHLTNCLQENDMVGRIRYLLTSRQYIIFEDHGYERMRLLNEEESKKLLGEKVFGQKVFSEDGFPLPLEELGEKIAKKCEGLPLMIVTVAELLSKADKTPEYWTEVLKQHSSVFVEAYNQISEYLSLRCNGELPPSISNLFHLQFLVIDPHMFIRKRGVQSYMPVQIWDMQELEHLYIWGMDLPTPNTVDATLNKLTILGGVSANSCTREVLKRIPNLKELMIEVELKPYDDDDDERNPLSCLGYISQLQNLEKLRYRVKNPEIKYKGNTIPLSMFPSSLKVLWLSGLGGYPWNYLNDIGSLLPNLEILLLERYAFRGPEWEITPESFLKLIELQIGDTDLVRWRPQRGSFPNLRRLRMSHCYKLQQLDWPYDHSWIEIIDLLECNPLAVACAKELKDKFSFRLIIESSF, encoded by the exons ATGGCGGCTTATGGTGCAGCCACTTCTCTCAAGAATACGATTCAGCGTATTCTACAATCGTCTCGCATTTCTCTCGTGTCCCACTCTCCACTAATCTTACCGCCTGTCTACGACCAGATGGATCGATTGCAGAGAGTTCTGCAATTATTGGACAAGACCAGCTGCAGCAAGATCAGGACGGAGGTGAATGCTTTGGATGAACTTATAAAAGAGGCAGTTTGGGAATTCGAAGATTTACTCGAATCCCATCTCTTACCTCAGATTCTTCCACAACTCGAAAGTGAGAGACACAACTTGTCTTTCTCTGTAGATCTACAGAGTCTGCAACACCATGTTGATTGCTTTGTCGAGATGGTGAAGATGATGGAGGAAGAGTACATCATTGGCATAAAGAATATGCCTGAAGAAGAAGGTGAGCCTATTTCCTCAAGAATTGATTTTGGTGGAATCAAGTCAAAGATGGTTGGATTATCTTATGAATTTCAAAAAGCCGGAGATGATCTTCTTGAAGATAAACACTATTCGATTGTTGGGATGGCGGGCGTTGGAAAGACAACTCTTGCTAAACATATTTTTGAAGATCCATCAATTCAGAGCCATTTTGACTTTCGAATATGGGTCAAAGTGGGCAGAAAATACGAGCACAATGAACTATTATGCTGCGTTCTAGCTCAAGTGGCTCCCATTGCTTACCGAATGCTTGCCCAAGGAGACAATGATGATGAGGAATTAGTTGGactattgaaagaaaaattgcAGGATAAGAAATGTCTCATCgtgttggatgatgtttgggagGAACAAGCAACATATCACTTGACAAATTGCTTGCAAGAAAATGATATGGTTGGAAGGATTAGGTACTTACTTACAAGTAGACAATATATAATATTCGAGGATCATGGGTATGAAAGAATGCGCTTGTTGAATGAAGAAGAAAGTAAGAAATTACTTGGTGAGAAGGTGTTTGGTCAGAAGGTGTTTAGTGAAGACGGTTTTCCTCTCCCACTTGAGGAACTAGGAGAGAAGATTGCCAAGAAATGTGAAGGTCTTCCTCTTATGATAGTCACGGTTGCAGAGCTCCTATCAAAAGCCGACAAGACCCCAGAATATTGGACAGAGGTACTCAAACAACATAGTTCAGTCTTCGTGGAagcatataatcaaatatcagaG TATCTTTCCCTAAGATGCAACGGGGAGCTCCCTCCTTCCATATCCAACCTTTTTCACCTTCAATTCTTGGTTATCGATCCACATATGTTTATTAGAAAGCGTGGAGTTCAGTCTTATATGCCTGTGCAAATTTGGGACATGCAAGAACTAGAGCATCTTTATATTTGGGGAATGGACCTACCAACCCCTAATACTGTTGATGCTACCTTGAACAAACTTACCATACTTGGCGGTGTGAGTGCAAACAGTTGTACAAGGGAAGTTCTCAAAAGAATTCCTAATTTAAAGGAATTAATGATTGAAGTGGAGTTGAAGccttatgatgatgatgatgatgaaagaAACCCATTGAGTTGCTTGGGTTATATCTCCCAACTCCAGAATTTGGAGAAACTTAGATATCGGGTTAAGAATCCCGAGATAAAGTATAAGGGCAATACGATTCCTCTTTCAATGTTTCCATCAAGTCTCAAGGTATTATGGTTGTCTGGGTTAGGGGGGTATCCTTGGAATTACCTGAATGACATTGGTTCGCTGCTGCCAAATCTCGAGATTCTCTTGTTAGAACGTTATGCATTTCGAGGCCCAGAGTGGGAAATAACACCAGAGAGTTTTTTAAAACTTATTGAACTTCAAATTGGAGACACCGATTTGGTGCGATGGAGACCTCAACGTGGAAGCTTCCCGAACCTTCGTAGACTACGAATGAGTCATTGCTACAAATTACAACAGCTCGATTGGCCGTATGATCACTCTTGGATAGAGATCATTGATTTACTCGAGTGCAATCCTTTAGCCGTCGCTTGTGCCAAGGAATTAAAGGACAAGTTTTCCTTTCGACTTATCATCGAATCTTCTTTTTGA
- the LOC131026592 gene encoding putative late blight resistance protein homolog R1A-10: MAAFGAAASLKNTILRILQSSRISLDSHSLQILQPAYDEMDRLQKVLLKLDETSCSKIRTKVNAADELIKEAVWEFEDLLESHVLPQILPQLQSERHNLSFSVDLQSLQHHVDCFVEMVKMMEEEYTNEMENMAEEEGEPISSRIDSSGIKSNMVGQSYAFQNVRDGLLEGKDDSIIGMAGVGKTTLAKHIFEDPSIRSHFEFRAWVKVGRKCKPNELLRCVLAQVDPNAYRMLAQGDDDDEELVGLLKEKLHDKKCLIVLDDVWEEQAVDRLINCLREKNTLGGIQFLLTSRQRITYKQHWGMRLNLLNEEESKKLLGEKVFGVKVFSEDGFPPQLEKLGEKIAEKCEGLPLMIVTVAELLSKADKTPEYWTEVAYKQHNSLFKDAYNQISEVLFPSYDYLPQHLKMFFLYMGAFPPYADQSPFHINNLLGVEGFLELNVEKSFEGFWEKFSKWYHLILDTENLWYLNREYRVHSCWQHLCKVEASRIKFLHVLRGCDDVTKDQRRLCAHYNNLFAFKQVYDSIKSDCASTARSLLCVGPYHPYPIPIHAMGFKLLRVLRAVRVRFYHIPIEILKLVCLRYLSLKYNGELPHSISNLFNLQFLITDPHIYIKKRGVQSYMPVQIWNLQQLEGIQIWGSDIPTPNTDDATLHKLTSLIGVSAKSCTREVLKRIPNLKKLIIEVELKPYDDDDDERNPSSCLGYISQLQNLERLEYWVNNPEIKNECNTIPLSMFPSNLKVLTLSGLGGYPWNYMNDIGSLLPNLEILILNCYAFRGPEWDITPGSFLKLIELQIYDTDLVRWRPQRGSFPELRRLGMLHCYKLQQLDWPYDRSWIEIITLRDCNPLAVACAKELKDKFSFQLFVKSSF; the protein is encoded by the coding sequence ATGGCGGCTTTTGGTGCGGCGGCTTCTCTCAAGAATACGATTCTGCGTATTCTACAATCGTCTCGCATCTCTCTCGATTCCCACTCTCTGCAAATCTTGCAACCTGCCTACGACGAGATGGATCGATTGCAGAAAGTTCTGCTCAAATTGGACGAGACCAGCTGCAGCAAGATCAGGACGAAGGTGAATGCTGCGGATGAACTCATCAAAGAGGCAGTTTGGGAATTCGAAGATTTACTCGAATCCCATGTCTTACCTCAGATTCTTCCACAACTCCAAAGCGAGAGACACAACTTGTCTTTCTCTGTAGATCTACAGAGTCTGCAACACCATGTTGATTGCTTCGTCGAGATGGTGAAGATGATGGAGGAAGAGTACACTAATGAAATGGAGAATatggctgaagaagaaggcgagcCTATTTCCTCAAGAATCGATTCTAGTGGAATCAAGTCAAATATGGTTGGACAATCTTATGCATTTCAAAACGTCAGAGATGGTCTTCTTGAAGGTAAAGATGATTCTATTATTGGGATGGCGGGAGTTGGAAAGACAACTCTTGCTAAACATATTTTTGAAGATCCATCAATTCGGAGCCattttgagtttcgagcatgGGTCAAAGTGGGCAGAAAATGCAAACCCAATGAATTATTACGCTGCGTTCTAGCTCAAGTGGATCCCAACGCTTACCGAATGCTTGCCCAaggagatgatgatgatgaggaatTAGTTGGactattgaaagaaaaattgcATGATAAGAAATGCCTCATCgtgttggatgatgtttgggagGAACAAGCAGTAGATCGCTTGATAAATTGCTTGCGAGAAAAGAATACTCTTGGAGGGATTCAGTTCTTACTTACAAGTAGACAACGTATAACATACAAGCAGCATTGGGGCATGAGATTGAACTTGTTGAATGAAGAAGAAAGTAAGAAACTACTTGGTGAGAAGGTGTTTGGTGTGAAGGTGTTTAGTGAAGACGGTTTCCCTCCTCAACTTGAGAAACTGGGAGAGAAGATTGCTGAGAAATGTGAAGGTCTTCCTCTTATGATAGTCACAGTTGCAGAGCTCCTATCAAAAGCCGACAAGACCCCAGAATACTGGACTGAGGTAGCCTACAAACAACACAACTCACTTTTCAAGGatgcatataatcaaatatcagaGGTACTTTTCCCAAGTTATGACTACTTACCCCAACATTTAAAAATGTTCTTCCTCTATATGGGAGCTTTCCCTCCTTATGCTGATCAGAGTCCATTCCATATTAATAATCTTTTGGGTGTTGAGGGATTTCTTGAACTGAATGTTGAAAAAAGTTTTGAAGGTTTCTGGGAAAAGTTTTCTAAGTGGTATCATCTTATTCTCGACACAGAAAATTTGTGGTATTTGAACAGAGAGTATCGCGTGCATTCTTGTTGGCAGCACTTATGTAAGGTAGAAGCTAGTAGGATCAAGTTTCTACATGTCTTACGAGGTTGTGATGATGTGACAAAAGACCAGCGTCGCTTGTGTGCCCATTACAACAATTTATTTGCCTTCAAACAAGTGTATGATTCGATAAAAAGTGATTGTGCATCCACTGCCCGTTCTCTCCTTTGTGTTGGTCCTTATCACCCGTATCCAATCCCAATACATGCCATGGGTTTCAAGTTGCTTAGAGTACTACGTGCTGTTAGAGTTCGATTTTACCATATCccaattgaaattttaaaacttGTTTGTCTACGGTACCTTTCCCTAAAATACAACGGGGAGCTCCCTCATTCCATATCCAACCTTTTTAATCTTCAATTCTTGATTACCGATCCACATATTTACATTAAAAAGCGTGGAGTTCAGTCTTATATGCCTGTGCAAATTTGGAACCTGCAACAACTAGAGGGGATTCAGATTTGGGGAAGCGACATACCAACCCCTAATACTGATGATGCTACCTTGCACAAACTCACCTCACTTATTGGTGTGAGTGCAAAGAGTTGTACAAGGGAAGTTCTCAAAAGAATTCCTAatttaaagaaattaattattgaagTGGAGTTGAAGccttatgatgatgatgatgatgaaagaAACCCATCGAGTTGCTTGGGTTATATCTCCCAACTCCAGAATTTGgagagacttgaatattgggttAACAATCCCGAGATAAAAAATGAGTGTAATACGATTCCTCTTTCAATGTTTCCATCAAATCTGAAGGTGTTAACGTTGTCTGGGTTAGGGGGGTATCCTTGGAATTACATGAATGACATTGGTTCGCTGCTGCCAAATCTCGAGATTCTCATATTAAACTGCTATGCATTTCGAGGCCCAGAGTGGGACATAACACCGGGGAGTTTTTTGAAACTTATTGAACTTCAAATTTATGACACCGATTTGGTGCGATGGAGACCTCAACGTGGAAGCTTCCCGGAGCTTCGTAGACTAGGCATGCTGCATTGCTACAAATTACAACAGCTCGATTGGCCGTATGATCGCTCTTGGATAGAGATCATTACTTTACGCGATTGCAATCCTTTAGCTGTCGCTTGTGCCAAGGAATTAAAAGACAAGTTTTCCTTTCAACTTTTCGTCAAATCTTCTTTTTGA